Proteins from a single region of bacterium:
- a CDS encoding NCS2 family permease produces MTIADRFQVRQRGSSLRAEVIGGVTTFVTMAYIIVVNPAILSFAGIPTGPSTVATIVTAVFGTALMGLYANRPIAVAPYMGENAFIAFGLAALGIGWQQRLGAVFISGVVFLAITLLGVRRWLAESISRSLKHSFAAGIGLFLTLIGLYECGLVTSFVTGMPAAALDGGGGLLRAPDVPLKIGDLRSPEVLLALFGLVVMIGLYLRKVTGAVILGIAVTAVAGVLLGHGSAPAGLFALPFTGEYSLAPIALKLDVAGVLRPALFPVLLTLVLMGFLDTLGSLVGVGAAGGMLDERGDLPQIERPMTVDALACVVSGLLGTSTSGAYIESATGIREGARTGLAALVTAGLFALSLFFLPLVAPLQQMRYAYAPALVLVGVIMFGTVRRIDFDDATELVPSFLTLATMVFTYNIANGLTVGLVAAPLCKVFAGRAREVTAGGATLGAACLAYYLFGLPH; encoded by the coding sequence ATGACGATCGCCGATCGATTCCAGGTGCGCCAGCGCGGGTCGAGCCTGCGCGCCGAGGTCATCGGCGGCGTCACCACGTTCGTGACCATGGCCTACATCATCGTGGTGAACCCCGCGATCCTGTCGTTCGCCGGAATCCCGACCGGGCCGAGCACGGTCGCGACCATCGTCACGGCGGTCTTCGGCACCGCGCTGATGGGGCTGTACGCCAACCGGCCGATCGCCGTCGCGCCCTACATGGGCGAGAACGCCTTCATCGCCTTCGGCCTCGCCGCCCTCGGCATCGGCTGGCAGCAGCGGCTCGGCGCGGTCTTCATCTCCGGCGTCGTCTTCCTCGCCATCACCCTGCTCGGGGTGCGGCGCTGGCTGGCCGAGTCCATCTCCCGGAGCCTCAAGCACAGCTTCGCGGCCGGGATCGGGCTGTTCCTGACCCTCATCGGCCTCTACGAGTGCGGTCTCGTCACCAGCTTCGTCACGGGAATGCCGGCCGCGGCCCTCGACGGCGGCGGCGGACTGCTGCGCGCGCCCGACGTTCCGCTGAAGATCGGCGACCTGCGCTCGCCCGAGGTGCTGCTGGCGCTCTTCGGCCTGGTGGTCATGATCGGGCTCTACCTGCGGAAGGTCACCGGCGCGGTGATCCTCGGGATCGCCGTGACGGCAGTCGCCGGCGTGCTCCTCGGCCACGGCAGCGCCCCGGCGGGGCTCTTCGCCCTGCCCTTCACCGGCGAGTACTCGCTCGCACCCATCGCGCTGAAGCTCGACGTCGCGGGCGTCCTGCGCCCCGCGCTCTTCCCGGTGCTGCTGACCCTCGTCCTCATGGGTTTCCTCGACACGCTCGGCTCGCTCGTCGGCGTCGGCGCGGCGGGGGGCATGCTCGACGAGCGCGGCGACCTGCCGCAGATCGAGCGGCCGATGACCGTCGATGCCCTCGCCTGCGTCGTGAGCGGGCTGCTCGGGACCTCGACGAGCGGCGCCTACATCGAGTCGGCCACCGGCATCCGCGAGGGCGCGCGCACGGGCCTGGCGGCGCTGGTGACGGCCGGGCTCTTCGCGCTCTCGCTCTTCTTCCTGCCGCTGGTCGCGCCGTTGCAGCAGATGCGCTACGCCTACGCGCCGGCGCTGGTGCTCGTCGGCGTCATCATGTTCGGCACGGTCCGGCGCATCGACTTCGACGACGCCACCGAGCTGGTCCCCTCGTTCCTGACGCTGGCGACGATGGTCTTCACCTACAACATCGCCAACGGCCTGACGGTCGGGCTGGTGGCGGCGCCGCTCTGCAAGGTCTTCGCGGGCCGGGCCCGCGAGGTGACGGCCGGGGGCGCCACCCTCGGCGCGGCCTGCCTGGCCTACTACCTTTTCGGGCTGCCGCACTAG
- a CDS encoding tetratricopeptide repeat protein: MRPRRLACLAIAVALVLAVALVYVRTGRNGFVKYDDNSYVYENPVVLRGLTPEGIAWAFGIHASNWHPLTWISHMADASLFGARAGGHHLHSALLHGANALLLAAALARLTGALWPSALVAALFAVHPLRVESVAWASERKDVLCGLFFLLAVAAYARHARRPSWVRFAVVAALFALALASKPMAITLPLVLLLLDWWPLGRFAARRRPADLLLEKVPLLVLAAGSALITLRAQLEGVRDFVAPSLAARLANATVSCAAYLGQSLWPSDLAVLYPYPTQVGWAGPVAAAALLAALLGMAVAARRRHPVLLFGVLWYLVMLVPVLGIVQVGAQARANRYTYLPLIGPALAAVWLAVGLAPAGRRVRAAGVAVAAAALTAFGAAAWLQAGFWRNSRTLFERTTAVTADNYLILTNLGQEYVEAGEFDAARRALEQAVRANPGHCNALYTLGGSYYNQGRFAEAIGPYERSLQCYKAQSASRAYVADVHYFLGSARQGLGRYAEAEREFLSVLSLRPDDARAASQLAFVRAVRRLPDP; encoded by the coding sequence GTGCGCCCCCGCAGGCTGGCGTGCCTCGCTATCGCCGTCGCCCTCGTGCTGGCGGTGGCGCTCGTCTACGTGCGGACCGGCCGCAACGGCTTCGTCAAGTACGACGACAACTCCTATGTCTACGAGAACCCGGTGGTGCTGCGCGGTCTCACCCCGGAGGGGATCGCGTGGGCCTTCGGCATCCACGCGTCGAACTGGCATCCGCTGACCTGGATTTCCCACATGGCGGACGCGTCGCTGTTCGGCGCGCGGGCCGGCGGACACCACCTGCACAGCGCCCTGCTGCACGGCGCGAACGCCCTTCTGCTCGCGGCGGCGCTGGCGCGCCTGACGGGCGCGCTCTGGCCCAGCGCCCTGGTGGCGGCCCTGTTCGCGGTCCACCCCCTGCGCGTGGAGTCCGTCGCCTGGGCATCCGAGCGCAAGGACGTCCTCTGCGGGCTGTTCTTCCTTCTGGCCGTCGCCGCCTACGCGCGCCACGCGCGGCGGCCTTCGTGGGTACGCTTCGCCGTGGTCGCCGCCCTCTTCGCGCTGGCCCTGGCGTCCAAGCCGATGGCGATCACGCTCCCCCTTGTCCTGCTGCTCCTGGACTGGTGGCCGCTCGGGAGGTTTGCGGCCCGGCGCCGGCCGGCGGACCTGCTCCTCGAGAAGGTCCCCCTGCTGGTGCTCGCGGCCGGCTCCGCGCTGATCACGCTGCGCGCGCAGCTCGAGGGAGTCCGCGATTTCGTCGCCCCCTCGCTCGCGGCGCGGCTGGCCAACGCGACCGTCTCCTGCGCCGCGTATCTGGGGCAGTCGCTCTGGCCCTCGGACCTCGCCGTCCTGTACCCGTATCCGACGCAGGTCGGCTGGGCCGGCCCGGTCGCGGCAGCGGCGCTGCTCGCCGCGCTACTCGGCATGGCGGTGGCGGCCCGCCGACGCCACCCCGTCCTGCTCTTCGGCGTCCTCTGGTACCTCGTCATGCTCGTGCCGGTCCTCGGGATCGTGCAGGTCGGCGCGCAAGCGCGGGCGAACCGCTACACCTACCTGCCGCTGATCGGACCGGCCCTGGCGGCGGTCTGGCTTGCGGTCGGGCTGGCGCCGGCCGGCAGGAGGGTCCGGGCGGCAGGGGTTGCCGTCGCAGCCGCCGCCCTCACGGCCTTCGGCGCTGCGGCATGGCTGCAAGCGGGGTTCTGGCGCAACAGCCGCACCCTGTTCGAGCGCACGACGGCCGTCACCGCGGACAACTACCTCATCCTCACCAACCTCGGGCAGGAGTACGTCGAGGCCGGGGAGTTCGACGCGGCACGGCGGGCCCTCGAGCAGGCCGTGCGCGCCAATCCCGGCCACTGCAACGCCCTCTACACGCTGGGAGGCTCCTACTACAACCAGGGGCGGTTCGCGGAGGCGATCGGACCGTACGAGCGCTCCCTGCAGTGCTACAAGGCGCAGAGCGCCAGCCGCGCCTACGTCGCCGACGTCCACTACTTCCTGGGCTCCGCTCGCCAGGGCCTGGGGCGGTACGCGGAGGCGGAGCGAGAGTTCCTCTCGGTCCTCTCGCTGCGGCCGGACGACGCCAGGGCCGCGAGCCAGCTCGCGTTCGTGCGCGCCGTCCGGCGGCTCCCGGACCCCTGA